A genomic segment from Moorena sp. SIOASIH encodes:
- a CDS encoding N-acetylneuraminate synthase family protein, translating to MNRFELGSRKIGAEHPPLVIAEIGINHEGDFDKAIRMVDDAYGAGCECVKFQCHVIEDEMIPNDVVPGNANESIWEIIKRCALSEDEEVRLKAYVESKGMIYLCTPFSRAAAIRLEKMGVCGYKIGSGECNNYPLVKHIAAYGKPVILSTGMNNLASIMPAVDILREAGVPFAIMHCTSIYPTPYEKVRLGALSVLAEQFPDAVLGLSDHSLGNYTCFGAVPLGARILEKHFTSDKSWPGPDVPISIDPTELKELIHGSKVIYSALGGTKEILPEEQPTIDFAYACVVSIGEILPGERLTMENIWVKRPATGQIKAVDFENLLGKRARRHILKDTQLDWADLE from the coding sequence ATGAATAGATTTGAGCTGGGTAGCCGAAAAATTGGGGCGGAACATCCCCCGTTAGTTATTGCCGAAATCGGGATCAATCATGAAGGGGATTTTGATAAAGCGATTCGCATGGTCGATGATGCCTATGGGGCGGGCTGTGAGTGTGTAAAGTTCCAGTGCCACGTCATTGAAGATGAGATGATTCCTAATGATGTGGTACCGGGTAACGCCAATGAGAGTATTTGGGAGATCATCAAGCGTTGTGCCCTTTCCGAAGATGAAGAAGTTCGGCTCAAAGCCTATGTGGAGTCAAAGGGTATGATCTATCTGTGTACCCCTTTCTCACGAGCCGCTGCCATCCGCTTGGAAAAGATGGGGGTCTGTGGTTATAAAATCGGTTCTGGCGAGTGCAATAATTACCCGTTGGTCAAGCATATCGCTGCTTATGGTAAGCCTGTTATCCTCAGTACGGGGATGAATAATTTGGCCTCAATTATGCCAGCGGTGGACATCTTGCGAGAAGCGGGCGTCCCCTTTGCCATCATGCACTGCACCTCCATCTACCCGACACCTTATGAGAAGGTTCGTTTGGGGGCATTATCGGTTCTGGCAGAACAGTTTCCGGACGCAGTGTTAGGTTTGAGCGATCATTCCCTTGGCAACTATACTTGTTTTGGGGCAGTGCCATTGGGGGCTCGCATCTTGGAAAAGCACTTTACTTCCGATAAAAGCTGGCCAGGACCCGACGTTCCAATTTCGATTGATCCAACTGAACTAAAAGAGTTAATCCACGGCTCAAAGGTTATTTATAGCGCCTTGGGAGGCACAAAAGAGATCTTGCCCGAAGAACAACCCACCATTGACTTTGCTTATGCTTGCGTGGTCTCAATAGGAGAGATATTGCCTGGAGAAAGGCTGACGATGGAAAATATTTGGGTTAAGCGTCCCGCTACAGGGCAGATTAAGGCCGTTGACTTTGAAAATCTGTTGGGTAAGAGAGCGCGACGGCATATTCTAAAAGACACGCAACTGGATTGGGCTGATTTGGAGTGA
- a CDS encoding response regulator, which translates to MSVETDERHKIIFLVEDNKADIRLIQEALKNSSVPHQVVTVRNGMDAMAYLHQEGEYADAVRPDLIVLDLNLPKKDGREVLAEIKADPNLKRIPVVVLTTSRNQDDIFHSYDLHVNCYITKSRNLSELFKIVRGIEDFWLSTVTLPSQ; encoded by the coding sequence GTGAGCGTAGAAACGGACGAAAGACACAAAATCATATTTTTGGTTGAAGACAATAAAGCCGATATTCGCTTAATCCAAGAAGCGTTAAAAAATAGCTCGGTACCCCACCAGGTAGTAACGGTCAGAAATGGCATGGACGCTATGGCTTACTTACACCAAGAAGGAGAGTATGCTGATGCCGTCCGTCCAGACCTGATCGTGCTAGATTTAAACTTGCCAAAAAAGGATGGTCGAGAGGTGCTCGCAGAGATTAAGGCTGACCCTAATCTCAAACGGATTCCTGTGGTGGTATTAACTACCTCAAGAAATCAGGATGACATTTTCCATAGTTACGACTTGCATGTGAATTGCTACATCACCAAATCCCGCAATCTTAGCGAATTATTCAAAATCGTCAGAGGAATTGAAGACTTTTGGCTCTCGACTGTCACCCTGCCATCACAATAA
- a CDS encoding class I SAM-dependent methyltransferase has product MKKAIADSIHSTRYLLARVKEFVPQSSERISRDAGDFWSRSDKSDRIKDLSHWLGEGRWSDEQRWTRVGQMNLERFEKLCLFANTTRPIRSMIEWGPGGGANAVQFCSEVETFIGVDISEANLAESQRQLESLGFDGFQAISIEAEKPEQVLDHVDSTIDFFLSTSVYQHFPSKDYGVRVTKLAYQLLSDQGVALIQIRYDDGSEKFKPKLRDYHQNAITFTSYHLDEFWDIAMSIGFKPLCITLGSSCYAYFFLKKQKIDSEFRTNNL; this is encoded by the coding sequence GTGAAGAAGGCAATTGCTGATTCAATTCATAGCACGAGGTATCTCTTAGCAAGGGTAAAGGAGTTCGTCCCCCAGTCGTCGGAAAGAATCTCACGAGATGCGGGGGATTTTTGGAGTCGCAGCGATAAGAGCGACCGTATTAAAGACCTTTCTCACTGGCTGGGGGAAGGCAGATGGTCTGACGAACAACGTTGGACTCGGGTCGGGCAAATGAACTTGGAACGGTTTGAGAAACTATGTTTGTTTGCTAACACCACCAGGCCCATTCGTAGCATGATTGAGTGGGGTCCTGGGGGCGGCGCGAATGCGGTACAGTTTTGTTCAGAAGTCGAGACATTCATAGGCGTAGATATTTCGGAGGCTAATCTGGCTGAATCACAGCGCCAACTGGAAAGTCTTGGCTTTGATGGGTTCCAGGCGATTTCGATTGAGGCTGAGAAACCAGAACAAGTCCTTGACCATGTTGACTCGACCATAGACTTTTTTCTTTCCACCTCCGTTTATCAACACTTTCCGAGCAAAGACTATGGAGTACGAGTCACCAAGTTGGCTTATCAACTCCTATCTGATCAGGGTGTGGCCCTGATCCAAATCAGATACGATGATGGGTCTGAAAAATTTAAGCCCAAGCTGCGGGATTATCACCAAAATGCCATCACCTTCACCTCCTATCATCTCGACGAGTTTTGGGATATAGCGATGTCTATTGGTTTTAAACCATTGTGTATCACTTTGGGTAGCTCTTGCTATGCTTATTTCTTTCTCAAGAAGCAGAAAATAGACAGTGAATTTCGTACCAACAACTTATAA
- a CDS encoding acylneuraminate cytidylyltransferase family protein has protein sequence MSKIIGLITARGGSKSIPRKNTTLLAGKPLIAWTIEAALQSHRLNRVMVSTDDEEIADVSKKWGAEVPFLRPAALAQDDSPHIPVLIHAVEWLEQLEGTTLDYLMLLQPTSPLRSAKDIDLGIELALAQNADSVVSVCEASTHPYFTRRITSDGKLQDFVQKPDGYLRRQVLPPAYAWNGAIFLVRRDILMEKQTLETNSTYAYVMTPEHSLEIDTPWDLYLADLILNNPAKH, from the coding sequence ATGAGCAAAATTATTGGTTTGATTACCGCACGGGGTGGCTCGAAGTCCATTCCCCGTAAGAATACTACCTTGCTGGCGGGTAAGCCCCTAATTGCTTGGACAATCGAAGCGGCTTTACAAAGTCATAGGTTGAATCGTGTGATGGTTTCTACTGACGATGAAGAGATTGCTGACGTGTCGAAAAAGTGGGGGGCTGAGGTGCCATTCCTGCGCCCCGCAGCACTAGCGCAAGACGATTCACCTCACATTCCTGTGTTGATACATGCTGTCGAGTGGTTAGAACAACTTGAAGGGACAACACTAGACTATCTGATGTTGTTGCAGCCGACTTCGCCGTTGCGTTCGGCTAAGGATATTGACTTAGGGATTGAATTGGCTTTGGCTCAGAATGCTGATAGTGTGGTCAGTGTCTGTGAGGCGTCCACCCATCCCTATTTTACGAGGCGGATCACGAGTGACGGTAAACTACAGGATTTTGTGCAAAAACCCGATGGCTACCTGCGCCGACAAGTGCTGCCGCCCGCCTATGCTTGGAATGGGGCGATATTTTTGGTACGGCGGGATATCTTAATGGAAAAGCAGACTTTGGAAACAAACTCTACTTATGCTTATGTGATGACACCTGAACACTCCCTAGAGATTGACACGCCTTGGGATTTGTACCTGGCGGATTTGATTTTGAATAATCCTGCAAAACATTGA
- a CDS encoding ATP-binding protein, with translation MVGIDLPVQQTRLDHEPIHVIGQIQPHGGLLVLEEPELKILQVSNNTSRVLGIPVEAMLQKTLEDVLDPFQVERIKAGLSEENLDLINPTKIWARKKGDDYAVFDGVFHRNSDGCLILELEPAVSRETIPFLSFYHLARASINQLQQTSNLRDFCQIIVKEVRKVTGFDRVMLYKFEDDDHGAVIAEEKLDSLESYLGLHYPESDIPKPARRLFCSNWIRLIPDANSQPVEIFPTNNPITNRPLDLTLSILRSASPCHIKYLHNMGVGASLTISLIKDQKLWGLIACHHQTPKYVSYELRKACEFLGRVIFSEISAREETEDYDYQMKLSYIQSILIEYMSQEENFIDGLVKHDPNLLDLTSAQGAAICFGDNFTVIGETPSEEDLKFLVQWLKQNVDQEVFYTDSLPRLYPDAQRFKDIGSGLLAIPISKRNYVLWFRSEVIQTVNWGGDPNKAFETTHTEGTLQLSPRKSFELWKETVRLTSLPWKQVEIKTALELRKALINIVLRQADELAQLAQDLERSNAELKKFAYVASHDLQEPLNQVANYVQLLEMRYNDRLDEDASEFITFAVEGVSLMQTLIDDVLAYSKVDLQGIEFKLTEVETALDHALANLRGRIRETGAVITHDPFPTVMADSTQLMQLFQNLIGNAIKFRSEQPPEIHVGAKRLEDSWLFSVQDNGIGIEPQFSDRIFVIFQRLHTRDEYPGTGMGLAICKKILECHRGKIWVESELGHGATFYFTIPVRGRERERRNGRKTQNHIFG, from the coding sequence ATGGTAGGAATAGATTTACCAGTACAACAAACCAGATTGGATCACGAACCGATTCATGTCATTGGTCAAATTCAGCCTCATGGGGGACTGTTGGTACTGGAAGAGCCTGAGCTAAAAATCTTACAAGTTAGCAACAATACCTCTAGGGTTTTGGGAATCCCTGTCGAAGCCATGCTACAAAAAACCCTAGAAGATGTACTTGACCCATTCCAAGTGGAGAGAATTAAAGCTGGGTTATCTGAGGAAAATCTAGACCTGATCAATCCTACTAAAATTTGGGCGAGGAAAAAAGGGGATGATTACGCAGTCTTTGATGGTGTGTTTCATCGTAACTCAGATGGATGTCTGATTCTGGAATTAGAACCAGCAGTTTCCCGGGAGACTATTCCATTTTTAAGCTTTTATCATCTAGCACGAGCCTCCATCAACCAGCTCCAACAAACCTCGAATCTCCGGGATTTTTGTCAAATCATCGTCAAAGAGGTGCGAAAAGTCACTGGGTTTGACCGGGTGATGCTCTATAAATTTGAAGATGATGACCATGGAGCCGTTATTGCGGAAGAAAAACTAGACAGTCTGGAATCTTACCTAGGCTTACACTATCCAGAATCCGATATTCCTAAACCAGCCAGACGATTATTCTGTTCCAATTGGATTCGATTAATTCCAGATGCTAATTCCCAACCTGTTGAGATTTTTCCTACCAATAACCCAATCACCAATCGTCCCCTTGATTTAACATTATCGATTCTCAGAAGTGCTTCCCCCTGTCATATCAAGTACCTCCACAATATGGGAGTTGGGGCGTCTTTGACGATTTCATTGATTAAAGATCAAAAACTCTGGGGACTTATTGCTTGTCATCATCAGACCCCTAAATATGTATCCTATGAGTTGCGCAAAGCTTGCGAATTTTTAGGACGAGTGATCTTCTCAGAAATTTCAGCCCGAGAAGAGACGGAAGACTATGACTATCAGATGAAGTTGTCCTATATTCAATCAATATTGATTGAGTATATGTCCCAAGAAGAAAACTTTATTGATGGCTTAGTTAAGCATGACCCCAATTTACTGGACTTGACCAGTGCTCAAGGTGCAGCAATTTGTTTTGGGGATAATTTTACGGTTATTGGTGAAACCCCTAGTGAAGAAGACCTCAAGTTTTTGGTGCAATGGCTGAAACAGAATGTTGATCAAGAGGTTTTCTATACTGATTCCCTGCCTCGCCTTTATCCTGATGCACAACGGTTTAAAGATATTGGTAGTGGCCTGCTAGCCATCCCAATTTCCAAGAGAAACTATGTGCTGTGGTTCCGATCAGAGGTGATTCAAACTGTTAATTGGGGGGGTGACCCCAATAAAGCCTTTGAAACAACCCACACAGAGGGGACTTTGCAACTGTCGCCCCGTAAATCCTTTGAACTGTGGAAAGAAACTGTTCGCTTAACCTCTTTACCCTGGAAACAGGTAGAAATTAAGACAGCACTGGAACTGAGGAAAGCACTGATTAATATTGTTCTGCGTCAAGCTGATGAATTGGCTCAATTGGCTCAGGATCTAGAACGTTCCAATGCGGAACTGAAAAAGTTTGCTTATGTGGCATCCCATGACCTACAAGAACCCCTGAATCAAGTGGCCAATTATGTGCAGCTTTTAGAAATGCGCTATAATGATAGGCTTGACGAAGATGCCAGCGAGTTTATTACCTTTGCGGTTGAGGGAGTCAGCCTCATGCAAACCCTGATTGATGATGTGTTGGCTTACTCGAAAGTCGATTTGCAGGGCATTGAGTTTAAACTGACGGAAGTGGAGACGGCCTTAGACCATGCTCTGGCTAATTTGCGGGGACGCATCCGTGAAACTGGGGCAGTGATTACCCATGACCCCTTCCCAACAGTTATGGCTGATAGCACCCAGTTGATGCAACTGTTCCAGAACTTAATCGGTAATGCGATCAAGTTCCGCAGTGAACAGCCGCCGGAAATCCATGTGGGGGCAAAACGACTGGAGGATTCATGGCTATTTTCAGTGCAGGATAATGGCATTGGCATTGAACCGCAGTTTAGCGATCGCATTTTCGTGATCTTCCAACGTCTGCACACCCGGGATGAGTATCCTGGCACAGGTATGGGTTTGGCTATCTGTAAAAAGATTCTGGAGTGCCACCGGGGCAAAATTTGGGTAGAGTCAGAACTAGGTCACGGTGCCACCTTCTATTTTACAATTCCAGTAAGGGGACGCGAGCGTGAGCGTAGAAACGGACGAAAGACACAAAATCATATTTTTGGTTGA
- a CDS encoding polysialyltransferase family glycosyltransferase translates to MSNLFAICSVLSFTWAQCLVSSLLPEEENHLWLYTYPLFYQLSQSWKTLLIPELWSSIWYVNFQEKEACIIPKKLLRSPYNYHLTLSKSEGRMREKLDTLDSLSHIYIHSNLGQPVLRFLHQESQRRNCRFIYLEDGLGAYKPPQSVSTVTRTLNTIRWIKQQLYRGPIGIETIIGSIGTCLFLYLTNRQHIYSPYHNLMKFDEAYLMFPEKSPKVKFTGAIIHDLSQFVTPSKINELKQRANLSEYIDWSGQDEGKNSALFLSQSLAEDSLLKMEHQVDLTKRILEQLVRQYQLVFYKPHPRDSQAKTTAILSSVPTVQLFAEKVSLPVEIVLEEGQIQACYGIFSSALVYLPILSGIQTYSFFPWMVRELESMGVNPLVFKRFFECHQAQFEGETIWLEELAYE, encoded by the coding sequence ATGTCAAATCTGTTTGCGATTTGTTCAGTATTAAGTTTTACCTGGGCCCAATGTTTGGTGTCATCTTTATTGCCCGAAGAAGAAAACCATCTCTGGCTCTATACCTACCCGCTCTTTTATCAATTATCCCAGTCATGGAAAACTTTGCTGATTCCTGAGCTATGGTCAAGTATATGGTACGTCAACTTCCAGGAGAAAGAAGCTTGTATTATTCCTAAAAAGTTGTTGCGCTCTCCCTACAATTATCATCTCACCCTATCTAAGAGTGAAGGGAGGATGAGAGAAAAATTAGATACTCTGGACAGTCTCTCTCATATATACATCCATTCTAACCTTGGACAACCAGTGTTGCGCTTTTTACACCAAGAAAGCCAACGCCGAAACTGTCGTTTCATCTATTTAGAAGATGGGTTAGGTGCATATAAGCCTCCCCAGTCTGTTTCCACCGTAACCAGGACTCTAAACACCATCAGATGGATAAAACAACAGTTGTATCGAGGGCCTATAGGAATCGAGACCATTATAGGGAGTATAGGAACCTGCCTGTTCCTCTATCTAACAAATAGGCAGCATATCTATTCACCATATCATAATTTGATGAAATTTGATGAAGCCTATCTAATGTTTCCTGAAAAATCCCCAAAGGTTAAGTTTACTGGTGCCATTATCCATGATTTATCTCAATTTGTGACCCCCAGTAAAATAAATGAGCTGAAACAGCGTGCTAACTTATCAGAATATATTGATTGGTCAGGACAAGATGAGGGCAAAAATTCAGCCCTCTTTTTATCCCAGTCTTTAGCAGAAGACTCTTTACTCAAGATGGAACATCAGGTGGATTTGACGAAGCGTATCCTGGAGCAGTTAGTTCGCCAATATCAGCTGGTTTTCTATAAACCCCATCCCCGGGACTCCCAGGCAAAAACAACGGCTATTTTGTCATCTGTACCTACTGTTCAGCTCTTTGCAGAAAAGGTATCATTGCCCGTTGAAATAGTCCTGGAAGAGGGTCAGATCCAGGCTTGCTATGGAATATTTTCATCAGCTTTGGTCTATCTGCCTATTTTGTCAGGTATTCAGACCTATTCTTTCTTCCCATGGATGGTGCGTGAGTTAGAATCTATGGGAGTGAACCCTTTGGTATTCAAGAGGTTTTTCGAGTGCCATCAGGCACAGTTTGAGGGAGAAACCATTTGGTTAGAGGAGTTGGCCTATGAATAG
- a CDS encoding sulfotransferase domain-containing protein: MSKSTTILSTSSNVVPVRFILSFGKKVARKLKILRHNIRDYLLMPPHHQFIVQSLEKQGLQEQSILLAGHPKSGNTWTRFVIFNYFNILLNDADKTLTYVQLSELQQQVFNDNGIIMRHFMPGFPILVRTHSPYRKVFRYFGRVIFLYRNPLDVLISLYRVEEKRTGQTVKEIPIDAFVLSRLPGWIWHYTSIINRCDVIMRYEDMRADAYGEFNRLFHALGIEVQEHILRQSLELSSFENIRRMGRETNQQYGSHHLYTFKGEFTRSGQVKQYQGVLKTETIQACQEMLRRQKIEIDLSI; encoded by the coding sequence ATGAGTAAATCAACCACTATATTATCCACATCATCGAACGTGGTACCAGTTCGGTTTATCTTATCGTTCGGCAAAAAGGTGGCGAGGAAGCTCAAAATCTTAAGACACAACATACGCGACTATCTGTTAATGCCGCCACACCATCAATTTATCGTTCAAAGTCTGGAAAAGCAAGGGTTGCAGGAACAATCGATTTTACTGGCTGGTCATCCGAAAAGTGGCAATACGTGGACCCGCTTTGTTATCTTTAACTACTTTAATATCTTGCTCAACGACGCCGACAAAACCCTCACCTATGTACAATTATCTGAGCTCCAACAACAAGTATTTAATGACAATGGTATTATAATGCGACACTTCATGCCCGGATTTCCGATTTTGGTGAGAACCCATTCGCCATATAGGAAAGTTTTTCGTTACTTTGGCCGAGTGATTTTCCTTTACCGCAACCCATTAGACGTTTTGATTTCCCTCTATCGGGTCGAAGAAAAAAGAACCGGGCAAACAGTGAAGGAAATCCCAATTGATGCCTTTGTTTTGTCCAGGCTGCCAGGATGGATTTGGCACTACACAAGCATTATCAATCGCTGTGATGTTATCATGCGCTACGAAGATATGCGTGCAGACGCCTACGGCGAGTTCAACCGTCTCTTTCATGCCTTGGGTATTGAAGTCCAAGAGCATATTCTGCGTCAAAGTCTTGAGTTATCCAGCTTTGAGAATATTAGACGGATGGGGCGAGAAACAAACCAGCAATATGGCAGCCATCACTTATACACCTTTAAGGGTGAATTTACACGCAGTGGTCAAGTCAAACAGTACCAAGGTGTATTAAAAACTGAGACCATTCAAGCATGTCAAGAAATGCTGCGCCGCCAAAAGATAGAGATCGACTTATCTATTTAG
- a CDS encoding sulfotransferase family 2 domain-containing protein, with amino-acid sequence MMLRTIFDEIKYSRWRDMLLPDNSSKNVDHYRRFIFVHNPKCAGTTIKKIFGPWFPGDHRVPTVLVSPKIWERYFSFVVIRNPFERLVSSFSYHTASDYKGFYFAKYPFLHSLSLEAYFDLMSAETDALRPNIDFVSHKLSDKPIDFICRFENLEQDIIKVLYRLNIAVDTVPQENKSKHKAYVEYFADNPRLLEKCRLYYKDDLDAFGYEF; translated from the coding sequence ATGATGCTAAGAACTATTTTTGATGAAATAAAATACAGTAGATGGCGAGATATGCTGTTGCCGGACAATTCATCAAAAAATGTCGATCATTATAGGAGGTTTATTTTTGTCCACAATCCGAAATGTGCTGGCACGACCATAAAAAAAATTTTCGGCCCCTGGTTTCCTGGTGATCACCGGGTACCAACTGTCTTAGTTAGCCCTAAAATATGGGAGCGCTATTTCTCTTTTGTGGTGATCAGAAACCCTTTTGAGCGCTTGGTTAGTTCCTTTTCGTATCATACGGCATCTGACTATAAAGGCTTTTATTTTGCTAAATATCCCTTTTTACACAGCCTCTCTTTAGAAGCTTACTTTGATTTAATGAGCGCTGAAACAGATGCCCTACGTCCAAACATTGATTTTGTTAGTCATAAATTATCAGACAAGCCAATAGATTTTATTTGTCGCTTTGAAAATCTTGAACAAGATATAATCAAGGTATTATATCGTCTCAATATCGCAGTTGATACGGTTCCCCAGGAAAACAAGTCTAAGCATAAGGCGTATGTTGAATATTTTGCGGATAATCCCAGGTTGTTAGAAAAATGTCGGCTATATTATAAAGATGATTTGGATGCATTTGGTTATGAGTTTTGA